A single region of the Oncorhynchus keta strain PuntledgeMale-10-30-2019 chromosome 4, Oket_V2, whole genome shotgun sequence genome encodes:
- the LOC118377557 gene encoding serine protease 23-like: MTMYPHPNSGLAHLSILVLLLPLSLPSRAPPHQHPVHLPSLVPHAPLPLSRSRFSSQTQLDFTTHCNASCYHKGEQESRREHLTEQLAFETLYADGSRTLTTVDVADEDNYEGTISPAIQPPPTRGRRVTSRHRRQKRQIYGADGRFNIRGDHFLLDYPFSTAVRISTGCTGVLVSRLHVLTAAHCVHDGKDYVKGARKLRVGFLTPPYINGTKPSQTPTKKPLVRWVRVKRTRVPKGWIQGPQEVSMDFDYALLELRWPHRRPFMRLSVAPSSDDLAGKRIHFSGFDSDRPGELVYRFCPVEDESNDLIYQHCDARPGASGSGVYGRVWDTALERWERKVIGIFSGHQWLEIDGENRDYNVAVRFTPLKFAQICYWVHGNRVDCSQD; encoded by the coding sequence ATGACCATGTATCCACATCCAAACTCTGGCCTGGCTCATCTCTCCATCTTAGTcctgctcctccccctctctctgccatcTCGAGCCCCCCCTCACCAACACCCCGTCCACCTCCCCTCACTGGTGCCCCATGCACCCCTGCCCCTCTCCCGCTCTCGCTTTAGTTCCCAGACTCAACTGGACTTCACCACTCACTGCAATGCCAGCTGTTACCACAAAGGAGAGCAAGAGAGCAGGCGAGAGCACCTGACTGAGCAGCTGGCATTCGAGACGCTCTATGCAGACGGTTCTCGTACCCTCACCACTGTGGATGTGGCGGATGAGGATAATTATGAGGGCACCATCAGTCCTGCCATTCAACCTCCACCAACAAGAGGACGTAGAGTTACCAGTAGGCACAGGCGTCAGAAAAGACAGATCTACGGGGCTGATGGGCGCTTCAACATACGCGGTGACCACTTCCTGTTGGACTACCCATTCTCCACAGCTGTGAGGATCTCCACCGGCTGCACTGGGGTCCTAGTGTCTCGACTCCATGTCCTGACCGCCGCCCACTGTGTGCATGATGGGAAGGACTATGTCAAGGGAGCCCGTAAACTGAGGGTAGGCTTCCTGACTCCTCCGTACATCAACGGCACCAAGCCCAGCCAGACCCCCACCAAGAAGCCCCTGGTGCGCTGGGTCCGGGTCAAACGCACCCGTGTCCCAAAGGGCTGGATCCAGGGCCCCCAAGAGGTCAGCATGGACTTTGACTACGCCCTCTTGGAGCTGCGCTGGCCCCACCGCCGGCCCTTCATGCGTCTGTCTGTGGCTCCCTCCTCTGACGACCTGGCAGGGAAACGCATCCATTTCTCTGGGTTTGACAGTGACAGGCCTGGGGAGCTGGTCTACCGCTTCTGTCCTGTGGAAGACGAGTCTAACGACCTGATCTACCAGCACTGTGATGCCCGGCCGGGGGCCAGCGGCTCGGGGGTGTACGGCCGCGTGTGGGACACAGCTCTGGAACGCTGGGAGAGGAAAGTCATCGGCATTTTCTCTGGACACCAGTGGCTGGAGATTGATGGGGAGAACCGAGACTACAACGTGGCTGTGAGATTCACCCCGCTGAAGTTTGCCCAGATCTGTTACTGGGTGCATGGGAACCGAGTGGACTGTAGTCAggactga